One region of Synechococcus elongatus PCC 11801 genomic DNA includes:
- the sufU gene encoding Fe-S cluster assembly sulfur transfer protein SufU, whose protein sequence is MQAGNLRDLYQQVILEHYKKPRHRGTADPIDRHQRGHNPSCGDTIELTLSLNEAGDRITAVKFEGEGCAIAMASADLMAGALAGRTVTEALEMVQTFQAMMRGDSEFPHELRKLNVMKGVAQFPVRIKCANLAWHTLRAALDSPRLSDFVSTETSEEASA, encoded by the coding sequence ATGCAGGCAGGCAATCTGCGCGACCTGTACCAGCAGGTCATTCTGGAGCATTACAAAAAGCCCCGCCATCGAGGGACCGCCGACCCGATTGACCGACACCAGCGCGGTCACAATCCCTCCTGTGGCGACACGATTGAGCTGACCCTCAGTTTGAACGAGGCAGGCGATCGCATTACGGCGGTCAAATTTGAGGGAGAAGGCTGCGCGATCGCCATGGCTTCCGCCGACTTAATGGCTGGAGCTCTGGCAGGTCGCACGGTCACCGAAGCACTGGAGATGGTGCAAACTTTCCAAGCCATGATGCGCGGTGATTCTGAATTTCCCCATGAGCTGCGCAAGCTCAATGTGATGAAAGGAGTTGCGCAATTCCCGGTGCGGATCAAGTGTGCCAATTTGGCTTGGCATACCCTGCGCGCCGCTCTCGATTCACCCCGCTTGAGCGATTTTGTCAGTACGGAAACGAGTGAGGAAGCATCTGCATGA